The following coding sequences are from one Rhipicephalus microplus isolate Deutch F79 chromosome 3, USDA_Rmic, whole genome shotgun sequence window:
- the LOC142802997 gene encoding uncharacterized protein LOC142802997 codes for MDGRYFEEWFTNKLLSNIPPNSVIVMDNAPYHSVALEKAPTKSTRKADIQLWLTKKGVPWSEGMVRAELLELSQKVNTPCIVYRIDTLAATHGHEVLRVPPYHCEFNTIELVWSQVKGCIAARNTGCTLAEVEKLLPEALASVKQEKWQNCCAHVEQVEAEARERDMIVDSEIEPLVFCICDSCNSSSDESGAQFSDDELSGIEELC; via the coding sequence ATGGATGGCAGATACTTTGAGGAGTGGTTCACCAACAAGCTTTTGTCAAACATTCCGCCTAATAGCGTTATTGTCATGGACAATGCGCCATACCACAGCGTAGCTCTTGAGAAAGCACCTACCAAGTCAACGCGCAAAGCTGATATTCAGCTTTGGCTCACAAAGAAAGGTGTTCCGTGGTCAGAGGGCATGGTGAGAGCTGAACTGCTGGAACTTTCCCAAAAGGTCAACACACCCTGTATTGTGTACCGCATCGACACTCTGGCGGCTACCCACGGCCATGAAGTGCTTCGTGTACCACCATACCACTGCGAGTTCAACACAATCGAGCTTGTTTGGAGTCAGGTAAAGGGGTGCATCGCAGCACGGAATACGGGTTGCACTTTGGCTGAAGTAGAGAAGCTTCTGCCAGAAGCACTGGCATCtgtaaaacaggaaaagtggCAAAACTGCTGCGCTCATGTAGAGCAAGTTGAAGCTGAAGCACGGGAACGGGACATGATTGTGGATAGTGAAATCGAACCACTTGTCTTCTGCATTTGTGATTCGTGCAACTCCTCCTCCGATGAGTCGGGTGCTCAGTTCAGTGATGACGAGTTGAGTGGCATTGAAGAACTTTGCTGA